The following DNA comes from Castanea sativa cultivar Marrone di Chiusa Pesio chromosome 10, ASM4071231v1.
AGTAGTGACGATGAGGATGATTTTGTGGGCAACGCATTTGGTTACTAAATGTAATAGAATTCTGATGTAATTATTGTTTATTGGgattcctctctctttcttttttgttcctttattttatttttggagataGGAAGTGGGAGAGGGCATGCCAATATAGATCGTTTTATCAGATCAggtttactttttcttcttttttttcaatatacgagttctgttttttttttttttttggggggggggggctcGGAATTGTATCACACAAAGGTTTACTTGACCGCACAATCAAAATCATAACATAACCAAGTTTGCCCTATGAGATGGGAGTGATATCATGGGCCATGGCAAGCGAGAATTATAGAACATGTGGCAGCAGGAGAGTCACTGGCCATGGCAAATGTTTCACCCTGCTTCAGGAACTCGAGCTAGTCAGCCGCAACAGTAGTGTTAGTCGAAACTAGAAACTTAGCTGTTAAAAGCTTTTCAAACTCTCACTAATGTTATGATAACCACTTATTACACTTTTTGACACTTGATTGGATATTATGGACTACTTTTCACCAGAAGTGACAGGTCACAAGATCGAGTGTGGGaatcaaattcttcaaataaaGTTTGAGAGAAAAACATAGTCCTGTCGAatttccattttatttattgtagATCTGTACAACGAAGGTGCTTGACTTTTTAGTTTATTGCGGTTTAAGTGTACGCAAATCCTCCTAGGACCGCGGTAATTCTGAAATGGTAGATGTTCCCCCTTGGTATGTAGTTTCGGATTCAATCAGTAGGAGAACAATTTGAAAGGATGCCTTTATTATTACCGTTTGATCAACCGGTATGAAATTGTTGtatttcctctccttttttcatGTTAGGTAAATTGAagataactaggttaaatctGTTGGGTATTGACATAACATTGGTCCCAAGAAAATCTAATATGCCTCTAGCATTCCTAACGACCCGTTGATTTACTTGAAAAGAATGATTCTTTGATTCGGTTTTGATACAAATGTCACTATAATGCTCTGAGGAATCTGGGAAGAAAATTGTGGAGTAGTTGTAAACTTATAATTATGAGATGAGTGATTTTTGTAAGCCATTTGGCATATTGGCCCATTAGTTTGAATAAGATCCCTAGTTAATCCTTCTATTTCATAGAAAGAAAAGGCGTGTGAATTCTTCTGATTAGTGTGATTATACAGAGATTGTGATTATAAAGCAATTATAAATTCCTACTTTTGTAGGATCATAAGAACCATGATAACCCCCGCAGCAAACATTGATACGCCGAGTAAACATTGTTACACTTGTATGGTCAATCATTACAAGCCCAAGTAATTTAACCCTTTctacattttttaaaacctaaacTATAAAGCTATTTCCAAAACTATAAACCTAAACTTGCAACAAGTTTACCAGTAAGTCTCACATGGAGTGTGTCCAGATGGCAAAATATGCGGTTATTTAGAGATCCTTTCTTATACCAGTTGATATAGTCCTGTAGCCCAACTGGCATTCCATCTGAGAGTGGTGGCATGAGGTTCACTCcctttggtgtgtgtgtgtgtgagtgggAGTGTGAGTTACTTCATCATAGGCAATAGAAAATGAAGACTTCCAGATAGCAGCAAATAAAGGCAATAAAAAGTAGTAACAATTTATAGGAATTTGTCATTGCTTCACATGCTTTGAAAGTGCCTAAAAGAAATATTCCCCCTTTGTCAGGAACTCGTATAAATTTCTCAACAGTTCTAAAGCATGAAATTTTGGGGAATAAAAAAGAGAATCGAAGTGTCAATGACTGCTGAAATATTCCGTCATGGAGCGATCCTTAGTGGGTCACGAGGGAAAAGGGATGTTTTCCGAATGTTGTTCAAACCACAGAAAAGCATCACCACACGCTCCAATCCTACACCGAACCCACCATGTGGAGGTGCACCATATCTGTGATAAGCGAAAATACAATACTTCAGtcatgagaaaagaaaccttgttttcaaaatattaagcAGCATGTTTccataatattatttaataataaaagaaaaagggttttaCGAATAAGAACACATGGGCTAAATCTTGAGTGCATAACCCCATTTCAGGAGAACATTTTTAACCTTGTGTGCTCAGTGACTGTGCAGGGCATCTGCCTAATGCTAGACAATCAATTCAAATTATTTGACAAAAGCAACCCTTAAATGCACAAAACTGTACATTGTAATTCTAATTTCACCAATAACCATAATTATCACCCCAttcttttgttgaaattaaGCTGTGGAAAGAATCTGAGAGGGAAAGTGGCCTTGGTTGAAACAGGAATAacggaaaattaaaattaaaaaaaaaaaactgtaacacAGAAATTACCGGAAAGAATCAACATATGTTGATATTGACTGGACATCAATTCCTAATGACTGTGCCCGCTCAGCCAATAAATCTGGCACATGTACACGCTGAGCTCCTGAAATTATCTCCTCACCTGAGAAACAAACAGAATTGAATTAAGATCAATAACCaaagaagaattaaaaaatggtTCAGATCATGTAAATGATTGCATGGTATTTCCTCAAAACATGCACACTACTATTTTCCAATAAAATAGGAACTGTTAACATTCAAAATAGACAGACACACAGATTAACCTTCAAAACAGGTGATCAGTTTACAATGAAAGAATCTGTTAGGCCAATGAGAACTCAACTAGCACCTCCTTCCCTATTAAGTGTGTCTTGGGTTCAAAACCCACTGGGTGGGTGAATTGTAACTTaccattccaaaaaaaaaaaggaataaaaaaaagaaactgtTAGAAGATTCAAAAGACAATATTATTCAATGGAAATATAAAAACACCTTTGCCAATGGTTCAGTTGCAATTTTCCTTCATCTTGCCCTAATCACTACCCAAAAAttctaaatcttttattcagaaagccccaattttttttttttttttaaatccctaATTTGAAGATCATACAATGAAACAATCTCTTCAAGCTACCTCAATCTGTCTGATATCCaacttctttatatatatatatataggtaatgGCCAGGGGCTGGTTGGGTTCAAACCCCAATGCCTAGGCACCACAAGAGGTGATGGAACCATTGGGGTATCCTCGAACCCCATGTCTGATACCCAACTTTTCATCTACAATTCTAtatctttatataaaaaaatttactaaaaaatgttttaattaaataaagatccaacaaaaatttgtttttagggTGTTTGTTGAGTCAACTACTAAAATCATTATTCTAATTGAATGAGCTCTAACTGTGTAACTtgcaaatttaaataaaaagaagaaagatttaactctttttttttttacttgcatCAGTAAGTGCTCAAGCCTAAGTCTTCGTGTTTGACTTCTCCAACAGTAAAAAATTTGGCATAGGGACAAGGCTCTAGGTGATTCCCTGATGTATGATCTTTTTAACCATCAAAGTTTAggtttaaacaatttttttctttctaaatataGGTTACAAGATTAAATCTCAGAAAAACCAGacacaaaacaaagagaaaatttggataaaagaaattaattgaTATTGGGCTGAGTCTTCCAATCAATTTGCACCGCATTGGGGCAAGCTCAACCAAATCTAACATGGTGTGTGCACTGCCCACAGCCAACACAATTTATCAAAAGGCCATTAAAATTGCAACCCACCCCCCCTATCAAATAGCTTTCAGCCATTCACCCTAACTCCACTGGTGCAACCTATCCAAAAGGTTGCCAATATTGGCTGCATAATCACTACATATAAAATGTTGCATAATCTAGGCAATAAATGGGCATCCAAGGATACAAAGTATTTCCAGAATGAGGACTGACTAATACAcattacatgaaaaaaaaaaaaaaaatcaaacaaacaaacaaaaaacaaaaaggataaAGATAGAAAAGTCACCAAAACTTTGCGACAATAGTTGgttatttaaaattctaaaaataaggCAGCAAgagatttaataaatatatgcGACAACAGTACTACCGAAATAGTTGATAATTTACCTCGAATGAAGACATCAAATGAGTTACTGTAAGTTGGATTATCGTAGCAAGGCATGGTATAAAATGGTCTCACTGCCAAAGGATAACGGTGGAGGATGTAGAACTCAGTATCATACCTATAATCAGAACAAAATCTGATTGTcatttatgtacaatttttgaATCATAAACAACAAAATGTAAATAAGAAACACAAGAAAAGAACTATATAAAAGGCATAGGTAAGGATAAAAGAGCGAGTAAGATTAAATTACTTCTCCAGAACAAGTTGTCCCAACTTTCTTTCTGCCTCAGTATTAAGGTCCCCAAGAGGGTCAACTTCTACACCAGCATCCTGTACAAACATGCCAAACTTTAGGATCACCCCTtctttatttatcaataataaagtaaaataaaacttaacaaaatttaaagaaggAAGGAAACTTTGCAATTAGCAGCAGCCATGTGTTACTGAGTGTTAGTCTTACTAAGCATAAGCCCCCACAATTTTAAATCACTGAAAGCAAAAGATGCCATAAATTTTTCGATCAGCCATTCAGCCTATTCTATCACCTTTTGTTTTAATGTTatacaatttgaaatttacacaGGATAATAATTACtgcaaaaaagagaaggaaaagaatgCACAACATTCAAATATATATGGGACTGGTAGAAACTAATTATAAGCCATCTAGAAGTACTTCATTGCCTATTCTTAGTGTTCTAATTCCTAAAAGTAAAGGAGTGGGGGGTAGATCAACCACATAACACAAATACAACTCAACAAAACACCATGTAACCCTCAATCCCAACAGTTGCCTCACCAGCTAaactatgaatattttttttcctgttcaAACCTATGTGCCAGGGACACAGACACGAGGAACTGCCAATCCTATTAGTTTCTGCCCTGTGAAGGTAAGGTTCatgtaattttgttaaattatttaaatctgACAAAGTATTGGAATTAGGAAAGTGATTATGATAAAGCCATGTAAATAAGAACTGAACCCCCAactgttaatttttattatttgttcagGCTATTCCTACCTTAATGATCATAGCTACATTCTATATATTCAAAGGTGATGCAATGACATAAAAGCATTATCCTTTTTTTGCTGAACTTAAATGCATTATCATTACCTTGAGCATTTGGATCCCTTCCTCAAATGTAAGCCTTAGGGTCTGTCGCAGGTACTGCacatataaaaacttaaaattagatttaagatTAAGATGAGCCAAGCGGAATGTAAAATGGAGATAGTTCCTAAATAGTCCACAAGTATTATAATGGATAAACGTAAAGCAATTTTCATAAGCGTCTTGAATATATAGGCACCTAAGAGTCCAAGACATCATATACCAAACAGAATGTTGCAACCCAAGAATTCCAAGATTTTGAAactcataataaaaaattaccttCAGAGGCTCAAATGGATATTGCCTCCTCACTGCTTCTAGCTCCTTTGCAAAATTATTGTTCAAGGAATCAAACATTGCAACAAATAAGTGGTCCACAACATCCATAACCTACATAAACCAGCACGATTCCTCAGCAAAGTTTAGACCATAACTAAATTTAGATGCTGATTAGAAAATAACCTCAGCAATCCAATTTTACCTCAAAATAATGCTCCTTGATTTCCATCTCAACATCAAGACCTGTAAACTCACACAAATGTCGATGAGTGAAGGAGTCCTCTGCTCTGAAAACAGCGCCAATCTCAAACACACGTCCAAAATCACCACAAATTGCCATTTGCTTGTGAAGCTGAGGTGATTGAGCTAGGCATGCAGGTTTCCCCTTGTAGTCCAGTTTAAAGACAGAAGCACCACCTTCACTTGAGCCAGCTATTAGTTTTGGCGTGTGGATTTCAACAAAACCCTCCGATAACAAGAATTGTCTAAACACCTGCACAGTAATGAAAATAATCAAGCACAAAGACATCCAGCCTTTGaatatttcaaataacaattaaCTCTAATGAAAAGATCAACAAAAACCTCAAATTTGGACACTACTTAAGATCCATAGAATACCATCATCTTCTTCAGCACACAAAATTTGGACACTACTCAATAAGCTcatatatagaaataaaatgaCGGGCTTTTTTCTCCTGGAAATACTGATGATTTCATACCATTTCTATATAATTAATTTCACAATACATGTGAGGAATAGATGAAAGcctacaaaataattaattcaaataaaggaggtagtACTCAATGAGTTCCAACTGATAATTTTAAGTGCTTTACAAAATCATCAATCATTATTTATTAGTTCaacttttttgataaaattactTTGAAATCCATAAAAAcgtttgaaacaaaaaatataattttccaaatatGAATCCATTATTGAAAAGTTTAGTATGTATAACTACAAATCCCAACCTTCCATTAATTTCTCTTTGGGTAAGGGAAGAGAAGAGTACTATTCTCTCATGCTTTCATGCCTCTCCCTGCTTCCATTTTTTACTTCTATGTCCAATCAAtggcaactctctctctcttggaaaATTATCCTACCGAGATATGAGACAGTAACATGAGATACCACCtcctctctcacacacacatgaTAGAAAACCAACTGACGTACTTTTTTAGAGAGGCCAACTAGAAATTCTGCATCTACGGATTACTAAAATTGATACAAGGTGcacaatgatgatgatgacaagCAATATATCAAGTATCCAGAAAAGGGCAATAACTTACATTCCCAACTTGACACTGAATGCGAAAAATTCCTTGATTAGCAGGCGTTCGAATGTCAAGAACTCTATAGTTCAAACGAGTATCTTGGTTAACCCGAACAAGCTGCTCTCCATTCTGCACCCATCAAATGATCCAATAATAAATACACGTAGAAATGGCCAACGTTTCAATAATAAAAGGTGTAAGAATTTTTAGCAAAGTTCAAGCTGATTGCAGATATGCCGTCATCAACTGATAGCATCTCCTAATTGAAATGCTAAGATAAGTAGGAATGacaagagagatagagagagaggtCTTTATTAGTGAATGTACCTGCAAAgccttttcaatttcaacatcaCTGCGAGCAGCATCTTCAACATTGATGGGTAAAGTTGGCATAGCTTTGTTAACACAGAAAATCTTTCGAACTTGAATTTCAACCTTCAAACATATAAACATGTCTTATGCATCAATACACTaaacaaatttccaaaaaaatatgtCAAAGCTCCAAATCACTTCATTAAATGAGAAAAAGACCCAAACTTATGTCAACAATAGCAATACAAGAGCATAGACCTTATCGATAGAATAGATAGAAATGAAAAGCAAGCTAGCTAGCTaggaattgaaaaaagaaacctGCTGTGTGGTACTGTTAATCGTAATTCCAGGTACGGAGACGAGGCCTTCAACATCGACGATCGACTCGCGGCTGAGGCCGGCGGCGTACTTCAGCATTGGGCGGCTAACGACGCCGTCCTGCTCGGTGAGGACGCACTGCACGGTGAATCCTCGCTCCCTCAAAATCACGAACGCGGTCTTCCCTTTGGCGCGGATCCTCTGCGCGCGACCCCGCACCAGCACGTACTGGTCCTTCAACGGCTCGGCCAGCTTGCCGATCTCGGTCCAGACCCTGGTGCCGGGAACGACCTTCGACTGGAGCTCCGAAATTGGAACTTCGCCGTAATTGTCGGCGAGCGGATCCTCCATCGAAAGCGACTGAACGCCGGAGGCCACGGCGGCTTCCTGGCGGCGCTTTAGCTTCTCAAGCTTCGCGGCTTCTTTCTTCGCCGCTTTCTTGCTCTGAGGTTTGGAGgattcatcttcttcttcttgctgTTGTTCTGGTTTTGGTAGCTGGGGTTCGGAGGACGACATGGATGTAggagcagagagagagagagaggattttgGTTTGAATGGGTTTTGCGATTTGCGAAGAGCGAATGTGCACTGCGCTGCGGTTTTGACAAGTTTTTTCAAGAGCCGAAtctatggcttttttttttttggctttttgaaaCTATGGGTAAGTGTAAAGTGTTGCCTTTGAAAACCTGTGGGGGTTATTTTAGTCTTTTTGGTTAGTGACCTAAGAAACGATTCGGTAAGAGAGAGAACAAGGGGCTTATTCCAGCGGCGGCGGACAAAGAGAAGTCAAAATGAAAGAggcagaaattttattaaatttcttttaaaaatataaaattcagttAGTTGGTAGCATACAATCCGTATATCTAAGAGAGAGCAAATCAGTTTGAATAGCAAAAACTGAAACAGCTCGTTTATCTCTTTTCTAATTTAGGGTCCTTTTcagatttgtttattttgtttgaaattgaaattttttttactgaaattattatatataaaagtaaaagttaattgaaatagtatagtaaaacttataaatagtatcaaaaatgtaatgaaaatcatgaatagtagaaaaataagctgaatagtaaaataagatggcaaaaataatttttgtcaaatgTGCACTTAACATCTCATAGtcttatctatactactatttaagggcttTTCCAGTttggaaatcttttttttttcaaaaatgcccctacacccTAAGTAGAGATAATATTAAAGGACAATctagtaaaaatacaactctaactctctctaaaatattgcttaaaaaatatgGTCACTACCtactaattttcaaatttctttatctacttataaattaaattctcaaaataaaaattatatatatagaataaaaacataggttttttttttttgtacaaaataTGACcactaaacaagaaaaaagaaaagtctcattGCACGTGCAAAACACGTGTGatgttttttttaaggggtcatgaaaggaaaggaactcctttgtgttttaacaaaacatgcaacatttttttttttttgtcataaactttttttttttttgttagcttAGATTTTGCTATTCCCTTTCATCACACCACaaatttttgttcatatcaacTTCTTCAATGCGGGgactttttgttcatatcaacTTCTTCAATGTGGAATATAAATGTATGtgataaaataatgattttttactACCTATTGTACACGGTTTTACTCTACTCTTCTCCTACCTGCACAACCTTCCAGAggtatgtatttttatttttcatcaaattgaatagattgtgtttttttttttttttttttttttttgtcttttgttaaCGTGATTTCCTTAATTAAGTTTTATCCAATCTATATTTTTATGCTTTGGGAATCACTCATTACATATGTTTAGAggtaattttatattatttatatatcatttaaaaaaatttgttatgaacttgcatgtaagattttttattttataattcatatcttccatatttttattaatattaaaattttaagttaactAAAAAGATAAAGTgggtttcaatttttagatCATATATGAATTACACATTTATGACATGGGTTCTAATGATACCATGTTGCTTCCATCCCTTAATTTTGATTTCGAggacaatcttttttttttaacttaaatttgatgaaaaattgttgataataatttatttattttgtttataatactCGTGGTGGCCCATCCCCAACAACCTTGGGCTTTTGGGAGGTCCTAGAAATAATACCTTTAGGTTGAGTTTATCCCACGATAGGAGGTTCTAGAAATGGCTCTAAAGGTTACTAAGGGAGTTAAACTATCATCTTGACCCTAGATTCTCTTGAACCTAGCTTAGTCGAGATGATGATTGGGATGGTCGAACACCTACCTAGGAATCCGAGCAGGATTTCTTAATCCCCTGGTGTGGGTGCAAGTGCCCACGATGGGTCGTCTTCGTGGTGGGTGAGTACGCCTTGGCCTAGGGTGGACCATGGCGGAGaaatggagtcgccacctagatAAAGTCTAGAAACCATAAATATAGCACTTATCGTAGAAGGGTTGATCTTTTACCAGAGCACGTGTCcggagtttaggtatggggaTGAGAAAAGTGTTAGACACCTAACCCCACCCTACCTGTGGGTCGACTTCCACTCATTGTATTCCAAGTCTTAATCTTATTAAAGGCAGTTTTAATACATATTCTAACTTAGACACACTCTAGCATGCATCTAAGGCATATAACATGACATCAATCATCCCAAGCATAGTATTCATCTATTAGCGTTGAGCAAGCACATCCAAGGGCAAAAGCATCATATGGCAGAATCAAACAAGCATGTTATGACATCCAAGCATCAAAGGCGTAGCATTCAAACCAAGCATATTCATGttatttaatcaaaacaaacttatattcaaatcaatgcatgttcatgtgaatgTATGACTTACCTTACTTACCTCATTACATCACAGCATCTATGCATCTATGTAtgttcatattttatgcatgtcCATGGTGTACAAACAATATAAAAACCCTAATAAGCATCAAAAAGATaaaacagacaaacaaaaacaaaacaaagaagaaaagactTAAAGATATAGGAACTAGGTTAACATAGGGGCTAAACAtgtaaataaaacaaagaaaaaatcataCTGAAACgagattagggtttttgggtaaGAGTATGTGTGCGCATACATAAAGCATGTGTGTGCATCCCAATtgtatgcatatgcatattACAAATATGCGTACACATGCAAGTTGCATGCACTCGCATACACACCCGAAACCCTGAACCCAGAAAACCATAACAAAAAACAagcaaaacacaaaagaaacaaagaaactaACAACCTAGCATGCTTCTAACACAAACACGAAATAAACCTaaactaaacaaacatattagagcattaaaacatataaacaagACAAGGAATTacagaaaaactaagaaaagtGAAGAGCCAAAGATAAAACTTTTACCTCAGTACAAGAACTCTCTAGAACTTGATTTTGATCACTCCCCTTAGTCAATCTAGTCACAACCAATTCAAAAAACGAGTTAGTAAACTTCGAACTCAAAGATCAAGACCAAAAAAGatcccaatcaaataaaatttgacttgaggatattttgtgaaaaactccttctttgattcattattttctattgaattttATGCGTTTTACTAACCAGATTCGTCCTCCTTGAAAATGTACCATTTATGACTTGATATTGTCGAAAAATATGGGTTTAGGATGGCTCTCAGACGATGTGGGATTCGTTCCAAACCAAATTTTAATGCAGACAACTTTTCATTTCATAGTTTTTGGAATCCTAGCATGCTTACGCATGCACATGTATGCATACACATGCAAATCTTGAGCATGTGTgtgtatgcgtacgcatgccCTAGAGTTTCTGTGgaatttcttttccaaaaatagttaatttggtaaaaaaataagttttatttttcataaacacTTTCCTCACGACAATTTTCATCTGATcgggccctaaaccaaccttgggctTTTAGAATTCTTacatcattggggaacggggcccgagtcgtaaggggtacaaaatgcgttACTTCTCTCGTATTTCACTTCCCAAAGATTTTCCAACCCCCTCCTTTATTTATAGCATATCCTTAATGGGGTTGTCATGATGAAGGGATTTCCCCCCATGCCAATAAGCCACTTCCCCCTGTATCCCTGACTGAATAGGACCCACCACTTACGACTGATATGACTTCCTAGTAAATTACGCCTAACGTTGGTTATTGCTCGATGGGTGAATTCCCCCAAGGCATTATCTTTGATCCATCTTAGCCTTGCGTTCAATGTGTTCAGCCAAATGGGCTAAGACTATTCAAAGTATAAGCCTGAAGCTCGAGGATGGGTTAATATTCTTGGTACGTACATTACCCTTTATTTTGATTTGGAGTACAATCTTATTTTTAGGTCATTCATGACTCTTAAATTAGAAGAATATATTCAATGATATTTTGGTAGAAGAAAAcacaatcaaaaaacaaaaactcatctTTTAAGAGTTGGTATACACTAACTTACATGCACgcacatatttttatttttattttattttttactttaatagCTTATAATATCAATCTGTGGATGAACACCATCGAAGTGAGCACCTTCAACATTACTATGATATAAAGAAAAGGGGAATGCATctctacttttttattaaagttATTTTACATAAACATCATACTTTATTATGTTGAtattaatttaatgataaattttttataacattttgattttttttttcaatttttaatttttttttatcaaaatggaaagacaaaattaaaaaaaaaaaaaaatctttgatgTAATCGACACTGAAAAAGACAATTAGAATATAGAGTAAGAGTCACAAGAATGTGGCAGGTACTTAATATTAAAGCACATAATGAACTTATGAGTCTTGATTTGGTATaagttttgaagtaaaataataaaattatatttatgtaagtattagaatttagaaaatCATTTGTTGATTATTTTAGAGATATACAAGACATGGGAGACATCACCACCAGCATTACTGACCTATAGGCAAGTATTTTTTACATGCActtgatttttctttcaaatatacATATTGTTAGTTTGGTTGTTTATACATACCATTATTTTAtacaaaagacaaaatttagctacaaaattagttgtagccttaattgggggtgaattttgacaaattcatcattggatgacatcttcttctttttatattcttcacactagcaaaatttctaaaaaattaaatatcaatagctatgtcatcaataaattgttcaaattgcaagtttttgtagtttaaaattatgcataaaatataaacttatagatcatatagtaaataatatatgattgacacaaaatttgacatgtatattaaaagcataaagaacatgcaattcaacagttaaataatcaaaatatatagtaatgtttattttattgaataagattgtagccttaaactacaaccaattttgtatacaaccaattttgtagctaaattttgttctttaCACTGGTATGCTTCAACTGTTCAACATTGGTATTAGCCATCAAGTGTGGCATTAGCCATCTCCTCTACATTGGTATGCTTCAACTATTCAACATTCATTTTCAAATCTTTAGACCTCATCTTCTTCATGCTTTCATAGGCCATCCTTATCAAATCCAGATTAGCCATGATATACAAAGCCTAAAAGTTTGTAATGATTAATCAGAGTAAAAATTTAGAGTGAGAAATTTAGTATTTATGTGTGCATGTAAATCTTGATGTTTTGTGCTTGATTCta
Coding sequences within:
- the LOC142613316 gene encoding aspartate--tRNA ligase 1, cytoplasmic — translated: MSSSEPQLPKPEQQQEEEDESSKPQSKKAAKKEAAKLEKLKRRQEAAVASGVQSLSMEDPLADNYGEVPISELQSKVVPGTRVWTEIGKLAEPLKDQYVLVRGRAQRIRAKGKTAFVILRERGFTVQCVLTEQDGVVSRPMLKYAAGLSRESIVDVEGLVSVPGITINSTTQQVEIQVRKIFCVNKAMPTLPINVEDAARSDVEIEKALQNGEQLVRVNQDTRLNYRVLDIRTPANQGIFRIQCQVGNVFRQFLLSEGFVEIHTPKLIAGSSEGGASVFKLDYKGKPACLAQSPQLHKQMAICGDFGRVFEIGAVFRAEDSFTHRHLCEFTGLDVEMEIKEHYFEVMDVVDHLFVAMFDSLNNNFAKELEAVRRQYPFEPLKYLRQTLRLTFEEGIQMLKDAGVEVDPLGDLNTEAERKLGQLVLEKYDTEFYILHRYPLAVRPFYTMPCYDNPTYSNSFDVFIRGEEIISGAQRVHVPDLLAERAQSLGIDVQSISTYVDSFRYGAPPHGGFGVGLERVVMLFCGLNNIRKTSLFPRDPLRIAP